Proteins from one Candidatus Polarisedimenticolia bacterium genomic window:
- a CDS encoding tetratricopeptide repeat protein → YQAEKARGVIARMERFEPKLAPFYRARLELFRGKAYAQESRFEDAIPCYESSLSLDPANVQSHLELAEAYLQEGQPQKAIARLHFVLSRSLPVPREIAAPGEIHYSLGRAYEALGDRERALAEYLRASSEDPGNALLSEKATTLTRGL, encoded by the coding sequence GTATCAGGCGGAGAAGGCGCGCGGCGTCATCGCGCGCATGGAGCGCTTCGAGCCGAAGCTCGCGCCCTTCTATCGGGCCCGGCTGGAGCTGTTCCGCGGCAAGGCCTATGCGCAGGAGAGCCGCTTCGAGGACGCGATCCCCTGCTACGAAAGCTCGCTCTCATTGGACCCCGCGAATGTCCAGAGCCATCTCGAGCTGGCGGAGGCCTACCTGCAAGAGGGCCAGCCGCAGAAGGCGATCGCCCGCTTGCACTTCGTTCTGTCCCGCTCCCTGCCGGTCCCCCGGGAAATTGCCGCTCCCGGAGAGATCCATTACAGCCTGGGGCGCGCTTACGAGGCGCTCGGGGACCGCGAGCGTGCCCTGGCCGAGTATCTTCGCGCCTCCTCGGAAGACCCGGGAAATGCCCTGCTCTCCGAGAAGGCCACCACGCTCACGCGGGGGCTGTGA